The sequence below is a genomic window from Haloferax mediterranei ATCC 33500.
CGTAATCGTCGACGGGGGTAAGTCCCTCCCGGTGTTTGGTGACGAGTTCGTGTTGGCCGGCGGCGTACTCCGGACAATGCTTTTTGACGTTAATCTGCTGGGCTTCGAGTGCGTCGATGGTCTCTAAGACGATGTCGTTGAACTCGCGCATACTGGCCGTCGCGTAGAGTCCGCGAGTACCGTGCGGCTCGTCGTCGCCGTCTTCCGAGGTGTAGAAGTGAAACTCGCTTTCCAGTGCGGTCGAAGGGACCACGTCGTCGTCCGCGAGCGTCGAGATGAACCCGGAGAGTGCAGACCGGGGGTCGGCCGCCCACGGCGTCTGGTCGTCGATTTCGTACAGCGAACAGCAGACGGCCGCGACGCTGTCTTCGTGGTCGAGCACGCGAAACGTCGAACGGTCTGGAACCAGTCGAACCTCGCCGACGGCGTCGAAATCGGCGTCTTTCACGCGCATGCCGAGCGCGTTGAACGACTGGATCAACTTGGGCAGTTGGATGCCGGATTCGAGCGCATCTTCGAGGTGCGCCCGCTTTACCGAATGGCCGTGAGTGTGCCCGTCATTGCCGACGTACAGCAGTCTGACGAGTTCGACACCGGCATCTTCGCACTGCGCAAGGATTGATTGGGGTTCCATGCTCAGTTTACGCCATCGGTGACGATTTCCGCGACGCGGTCGCGGTCGAAGAGCTGTTCGTCAGCCGGGATGTCCGGGTACGGCTCGCCGTTGACGTAGCCGGGCCACTCACCGAACTGCTCGGGGTAGAGTTGCTTGGCAGTCATCTCGATCTGGAAGAGGTTGAGAAGCGGGCCGTGTCTGCGCGCGCCCTGCGTGAACACGCGGCCTTCCTTGACTGCGGTCAGCTCTTTTGCGACCTCGTGGTTCTCTAAGTCCGCACGGATGTCGTCGATGTTGAAGTAGTCCGTCATCGGACCCAACACGAGAAGCACGTCCGGGTCGGCTTCCAGCAGAATCTCGTAGTCGAGTTTGATATTGCCGCCGTCCTCGCCGTAGCCCTCGCCGATTGCGGACGCCAGCGCGTCTGTCGTCTTCATCGGTCGGGTGTGCGCGGAGTAGTAGCCCGGGTGGTTCATCTTGTAGCCCCACATGTTGTCGTCGGAGCTCGAAAACAGCACCATCGCCGCGGTCGGGCGCTCGCTCTCCGGCGGGAGGTTCGATTCGATGTCCGAGACTAACGAGTCGTGAATGCTCGAAAGCGCCTCGTAGCGTTCTTCTTCTTGGAACACCTGCGCGACCTTTCCGAAGATTTCCCAGAGCGTGTAGTACTCGTACGAATCGACCCACTCCGCGGGGGGCTTCTGGTGGGTGTCACTGAACGTGTTTCCGAACCACGGAGCCACGTTTTGCTCGATTTCTTCGATGTCGCTCATGTTCCAGCCTTCCGCCGAATCGACCTTCGCGGGGTCGGCGAGGTGGATGTCGCTGTCGAGTTCGTAGAGTTTCTCCTTCGTCGGGGGCCACGAGGAGTAGATACCTTCCCAATCGACGGTGACGCCGTCGAGATGGTGGATAAAGTTGCTCCACAGCGACTGGTGGTACGAAGGCCCGTGCATGGCGTTTATCGCGTCGCCGTATCCGAGCGCGAGCGCCATGCCAGCGTGCTGGCCGAGAATCGTAAACACCGTCTCGGGGACTTCGTCGAACTCGACTGCGCCCATCGGGGCCATCGAGACCGTGTACGAACTACTGTCACCTTCAGACTCCGTTGCCGTCGCCGTCGCCGTTTCGGTCTGCGACGTCGATTCGGAAGCCGTCGTCGTCGAATCAGATGCGGCATCGCCGGTACAACCGGCGAGGAGGCCGCCGCCGATGAGTGCACCTCCGTATTTCATATACTCTCTACGTGTCGGTGAGTCTCGTGCCATACAATTTAGGCCAGCCTAAAACATTATATGGCTTTCGAAGTTTAGGTCAGCCAAAACCAGATTCGATCTGCTATGCCCTATAGCTGTCGATTGGAATACAGATTTGGCGAGGGACAAAACAAGATGGTCGACACGGAACACCGCGACCGCGACGCCGAACTCACGAGAAAACCAACCATCGGCTAATTGAAATCGGGGACAGACGCTGGGGGTTCTGCATTACGTCATCCAAGTCATCGCTCTCAATTTAGATCAGTAATTAGGGAGTCATACTTTTTAGGCTGGCCTAAAAATGTGAGTGGCGAGGAACTAATGAGCGACACATCGACCGTCAAATCCCAGTGCGAGGACCAGAACATCGACCTCATCAGACTGCTGTACGTCACCCCAAGCGGGGTGATTCAGGCCAACACCGTCGACGTATCGGAGGTCGATGCAGCCGTCGAAAGCGGGGTCACCCTTTCGGAAGTCATCCAAGTCTACGACGCGTTCGCCTGCCGAAACAGGAATAGTCGATTCGATGCCGTCGGTGAGGTACATCTCTGTCCCGACCCCGAAACGTTCCGGCCCCTTCCGTACGCGGACCGGGCGGGTGCGATGCTTTGCAACATCCGAACCCTCGACGGCGAACCGTGGGACGTCGACAGTCGGTCGTCGCTCCAGTCAGTCGAACGCGACCTCCGAGCGAAGGGACTCTCCCCACAGGTCGCATTCGAAAGCGAGTTCAGCCTTTTCAGCCGGGACGGGGACGGAAAGATAAACCGCGGCGACGAAGCGGGTGCGTACCGAACGGAGTCGATTCGAGGCACGCACGACGCAATCCTACACATCGTGGACGCGCTCAAAGCGCAGGGAATCGACGTGAAGAAGTATCATCCCGAGTTTTCGCCCGGAAAACACGAGATCGTCACCGGACACCATACGGGTCTCGAAGCCGCCGACGAACACCTCCTTCTCCGTGAGACGGTCAAGAGCGTCGCCGAGCAAGACGGCTATCAGGCGACGTTTCTCCCGAAGCCGTTCGACGACGGGACGAACGGGTGCCACATCAACGTCTCGCTGTGGAACGGAGAAAACCAGTTTTTCGACCCGAACCACGGCGATATAAGCGAAACCGCGCGGCAGTTCATCGCGGGTGTTCTCGACCACGCACCGGCAGTCCTCGCACTCACTGCACCGACAGTAAACTCGTACAGTCGGCTTCAACCGCGTCACGGCGCTGCGGGCTACATCTGTTGGGGATGGCTCAATCGGGAGGCCTTGATTCGAGTCCCCGCACCTGCACAGGGACGGGAAGCCGATTCGACCAGAATCGAGTTCCGCGGGGCGGACAACACGGCGAACCCGTACCTCGGACTTATCGGACTCCTCGCCGCCGGGAACGACGGTATCGAGCGCGAACTCGAACCGCCGGAGCCGGTTTCGGTCGACCCGTGTGACCTCACGGATGCACAGCGGACCGCAAAGGGAATCAAGCGACTCCCGCAGACGCTCGGTGAGGCGCTCGATGCGTTAGAGACAAACGAGGTATTGCGCGAGGCACTTGGTCCCGACCTCTTCGATGCGTACGTCGAAGTCAAGCGGAACCACTGGAAGTTGTTCACCGAGAGCGCGGGAGCGTGGCAACGGGAGCGACTCCGAAACCTCTACTAAAACGGCATCTGAGAACACGACCCTCGGGCTTGGGGTGCGGCCCGAGGTAGTCTGTACTGCTCGACGGCGACCGTCAGATTCGTACCGTTCCGACAGGTCGTCAGTCGCTCCCCACCGCGTCCGCCGGTTCGTGGGATGCGTCGTCGAGCGTGTCGATGGCGTTGTTTCGCCACGACCCGAGTCTGAACCACGCAAGCGCGAGCACCGCGCCGACGACGTTCGAGATGGCGATGGAAATCCAGACCCCGCTCGGGCCGACGGCCTGCGCGCCGAACCACGAAATCGGGAGTCGGATGATGCCCCGAGTAGTCAGCACGATGACGGCCGCGACGGTCGTCATTCCGACTCCGCGGAATCCGCCGACGAAGGTCCGTAACACGCCGATGAATCCGAACGTGGGGACGACCCAGTGGAGAAACGAGACGCCGAATCTGATGGTTGCCGGTTCGTCGGTAAAGAGACTCACAATCGGCCGTGCGGTGACCCACGTGAGGATGGCGATTGCGGTGAGACTACCGAACGCAATCACTGCGGCACGATAGTTGGTCGTCACGGCGCGGTCGAGTTTCCCCGCACCGATGTTCTGTCCGGTCATCGTTTCGACCGCCCGCGAGATGCCAACTGTTGCGAAACCGATTGTCGAGATGACTCGAATCCCGATACCGTATCCGGCGACAGCCGCCGTCGAGAAGGTCCCGACGATAACGAGAAGCAGGTTAATCGAGATACCCCGTCCCATCTGTTCGACGGACGTGGGAAGACCCGTCCGGGCGAGTCGACGACCCCAAGAGAGATTCGGCCGGAACTGGCGTAACTCGGCGTCGAGTCCTCTCGAGGACACGAATAGGAGGTAGAATCCCACGAGAGCCGCGAGACTCCGGGCGGTGAACGTCGCAATCGCGGCACCACGGATGCCGAGTTCCGGGACGAATCCCCAGCCGTAGATAAGAATCGGGTCGAGAAGTGCGTTAAGGGTAATCGAACCAATCATGACCGGAAGCGGCGTGATGGTGTCGCCGGACCCGCGCATCAGCGAGAGGAAGGCGACGAACCCGACGGTCGATGGTAAGCCGAGGGACATTATCTGCAGATAGGCGGTCGCGAAGCGGTGAACTTCTGGAGTAATATCATACAGCGTGAGGACGTCGTCGACGAAGAAAAAGCCGAGAACGCCGACGAGGGCCCCTGAAATCAGTCCGTACGTCACAGTTTGTGCCGCCGCGTGGGCGGCCCCTTCGTAGTCTTCACCGCCGGTCGCTTGGGCGACGTGAATACTGCCTGCGACGGGAAGACCGAAGCTCACAGAAAGGAGGAAATACGCGAGCGGATACGCGAGAGTAATCGCTGCTAGCGATGCGGTGCCGTACTGCCCGAGCCAAAACGTGTCGACGAGCGTGTAGACTGTTTGAATGACGTTCGTGATGATAACCGGCAGTGCGAGTATCCCGAGCGGCCGAGCAATCGACCCCGAGGTCAAATCGAGGTCGTCCTGGCGGGTGAAGATACTCACGAGCGCATTACGGATTCCCATTAGCTGACTCGCACCCGTTAGTTCGCCTCTTGTTCTTTCCAGTGGCGGGCCAGTTCGGCACAGGTTGCGACCCACGCGCCGTCGGTGTTAGTGACCGTTTCGAGCAGGTCGTCGAGCGCGTCAATTCGGCTGGCGCGACCGATGACCTGCGGGTGCATCGTCAGCATGAACATTCGTCCGCGGCGGTGCAGTCCCTCGAACTCCGCTTCCCACGTGTCGAAGACGGGACCGACAGGTGAGATTCCCGACTGGAAGTCGAACGTGGGCTTCATGTTGAATCCCCAGTAGACGAAGTCGTCGAGTAAGAAGTGGTTCGGTAGTTCGACGAGGGGATAGTCGTCGCGCAGGTACGGAATGTCGGTGTCCATCATCGACGAGTCGTATATCATCCCCACCTCCTCTGCCAGTTCCAGTGTTTGGTCGGACTGCCCACCGCGGTAGCCGAGCGGCGGTTCGCCGGTGAGGCCTTCGAAGAGTTCGACGGTTCGCAGAAACTCCGTTTCCTCGCGTTCTTTCGAGAGCGTCCGTGGATGGACGTGCGAATAGGTGTGATGTGCGATTTCGTGGCCGTGGTCGTGAATCTGTTTAATCGTCTCCGGCCACTCTTCTGCGACTCTTCCGGGAACGAAGAAGGTACATCGGCAATCGTGTTTGTCGAACACCTCCAGAATACGAGGGACGGCGACCGTCGGACCGAACTCACCGCGGAACTCGAATCGCCCGAAACCCTCTTTTTGTTTTTCACCTGCGCGCCAGAGTTGGCCAGCGTCGAGGTCGAACGTAAACGAAGCCGCAGACTGGTAGTCACCCCATGGAGTATCGTCAGTTGATTGCTGTTTAAACTGTGACATCGCCTATTTTTAGGCTGACCTAAAACTTAAAGGTTTTCGACAAGGAGAATGTGTTCCGAAAATAAGAACACAGAGAGGTCTCTATCGATGTGTTCGTCGAGGCTGACCGGCGGAACACATCAATACCGTGAGGTCAGACAGGACGTTTGAAATCTCGTAGAGACCTATCGTGGCTGACGTGGCAGTGGTGGTTAGTGACCTAGCCGGGCGGTCATCCGGTCGAAGGCACACTACACCCCGACGAATACGCCTTACGACAGGTCACGTTCGGCGATGCGGTCGTTCGCTCCCGAGATGTCGGCCAGCGACTCGCCCTCGTAGAGGCGGTCGATGATTTCGGATTCCGCCCCGTCGCCTCCAGTGTAGTGTTCGATAACGTGGTCGATTTCGTCCTGTGGGACGAACACGACGCCGTCTTCGTTACCGATTGCGACGTCCCCCGGCTGAACCACCGCACCGCCGACCTGCACGGGGACGTTGATGTCGCCACCCAAACTCTGACGCAAGCGATAGACCGTCCTGTTGGACCTTGCTCGTGCGAACACCGGGAAATCGATATCCCGGATTGCTGCCGTATCGGTCACAGCGCCGTCGATGACAACGCCCTGTGCGCCGCTCGCAACCGCCGCATGGGTGGTGACTTCTCCCCACGGTGCGTTCGTTTCGTGGCCGTCCATCTGGATGACGATGACGTCCCCCGGTTCGGCGAGTTCAGTCGCCTTGTGAACCATCGTCCCGTCGACAGGCGGAATCCGGACAGTGAGGGCGGAGCCGACGATGTTCGCCGAGCTTGCTGTCCGCATGAACCGCAGTTCCGGTGATGAGTGACCGAAGTGTCGGTGGTGTCCGAGTTCGTTCGGGTCCACTTGCTCAAGCGCGCTCAGTTGGTCATCACTGGGTCGGTCGAAGTTGTCGATTACCATCGTATCGTCCTCATGGTTCGCTACTAGTTTAGGTCAGCCTAAAAATTAAAAACTACCGGCCACAGAGAAACCAGCGGGGTAGTGAGTGTGGGTGTCGGCTCAGAACTCGCCTGTTACGATGTCAGCAACCCGTTGGCGGTCGAAGAACTCGTCTTCCGTGAAGACATCGGGATAGAGGTCCTGTGCGGCCTGTTCGAGTTGGAACAGGTACACAATCGGCCCCTGATACGGCGCGCCCGCATAGATTACTCGGTCGTTTTGTACAGCCTGCAGTTCGCTCCCGAGATCATGGTCCTTCATCGGCTGTACGAACTTCGACTCGAACTCCGCTTCCGTCAGTTCTCCGTGCTGTCGGATAGCGATGACCTCCGGGTCAACCTCCAACAGTGTCTCGAAGTCGACCTCGCTGCGGCTTTCGTGGAAGTTCTGTACGTCCGACTGCGCCAATGCATCGCGGACATTCAGTTCTCGCCATTGCTTGAAACTCGTCCCGGAATCCATCACAAACGGGAGGAACGTCTCCGGCGGACTCGACCGTGGATACAGAATAGCGACTTCCGGTCGCTCCTCGGGCAGACGCGACGTGACATCCGAGACGACCCGGTCGTGAATCTCTTTGAGGGCCTCGTATCGTTCCTCCTCTTGGAACACTTGCGCGAGTTTTTCGAAGGCCTCGTACATCGAGTACTTCGTGTAATCGTGCCACGAGTAGCTCCCGGAGAAGATCGTATTTCCGAGGAATGGACCGACGTTCTCGCTGATTTCGTCGATGTCCTCTTGTGTCCACTGAATCCGGTTGATCATGAAGTTCGGATCGATGATGTGGACATCCGCATCGAGTTCGTAGAATAGCTCTTTGTCGGTGCCATCCTGCCAGAGTTGTGTTAGTCCTTCACGATCGACGGAAACACCGGGAAGCTCATTATAATACCACGTCGCGAACCGCTGGCGGATACCCACCGCTTGCAGTCCGTCAGCCTGTCCGAGCGCGACGCCCATGTCTGCATAATCGCCGGTGAACGAAAACCACTTCTCGGGAACCTGATCGAAAGGTACCTCTCCGACTGGCTCCATCGTCACCGAATAGCTCGAATCCTCGGTTGTTGTCTCGGTGTCAGTCGTCTCTGTCTCAGTCGACGTACTCGGCGAGTTACTCTCCGTCGGCGTTGAGTCCGCCCCGTCGTCACCCAAACAGCCAGCAAACAATCCGCCACCGACGACTGCCCCGCCGTACTTGAGATATTCTCTCCGTGTTGGTTCCGTCCGTCGTCCGGAATCTCGGTCCATAGAGTTTAGGCTCGCCTAAACATATATGACCATTTCGAAGTTTCGGCTAGCCTAAATTCGTCGCCAACGCAGTGCCGAATGTACGAACGAAGGCGCGACAGCGCCGTTGTCTGGCTCTCGGCTGTTCCACTGAGTCACAGTTCTTCTTTCATGTCTCCGCGTCGATAGCGTTCCAAAAGCTCGTAGCCGGTGACGCTGCCCGTCGCGTCGAGCGTGATTTCGTAGCGGCCGATGATGTCCTGCGTGTCTGGCACGGCGTTACGTTCGACCAGTTCCACGACGGTACGCCAGCCATCGCCATTGGCCGCCTCGATTTTGATGATTCCCTCGAACTCGTATTCCAACAGTTCTTTGGCGGCTTCCCGCGCTCGGACCTGTGCATCACTAAGCCCAATTGTCGAATCCGGAGATTGATTTGACACCGCTTCGTCCGAAGCGGTCTGTTCGGGCGGCTCGTCGCGGGTACGCTTCGCTTCTGGACCCGACCCCACTTCGGCTGAAAGTCCCGCATTGTCGATGCCATCGTGATTGGCATGTTCATTCCCTTGGTCTGACATTATACTACCTATGAGGCTACTGCCTCAAGAAAGGGTCCCCTCCATGCCTTTGATCGTCGCTTCGACCTCGTCTCGTAACTCGTGGACATCACTGTGCTGAGCGACTTTCGAGGCCAACACGTCGACACAGATGTCGGTTAGTATCGACCGGTCGAGGTCGTCGACGGTCGTGAGACCCTCCGCAGCCATAATCGCCGCCCGGGTTCCGACGTTAACGTCGAGGCGCTCGCGCAACTCGCGCATTAGCCGGACGATTTGTTCTGTGTCCTCCGTGTCGAAATCGTCGACGTGGGCCCGGACGATTTCGACCTCGGTTTCTCTATCGTAGAAATCCAGATAGAGACCGACGAGTCGGTCGAGGAGTGCGTCCTGTGGCTCGTGAACACCGGCGTACTCTACCGAGTTCGAGGTCAGAATCGCTCGGAAGTCGGGGTGGACATCGACGTACCGCGATTTCCCCCGCTGACCCGGCAGTTCGAGCACGCCCTCTTCGAACACCGACAGCAGGACGTTGTTCGCGACGGGTTTCGTGCGGGAAAACTCGTTGTACACCAGCGTTGCCCCCTCCCGTACGGCGAGTGTAAGGGGGTTATCCACCCAGCGGTCCCGAACGATATCCTTGCTCTTGACGACATTGTGGACGTACTTGTCACGCTCCGAAATCCGCTCTTTTTCTGCGTACTCACCGACGAGGTCGCTAGTCGTCAGGTCAGCATCACCGTTAATCCAGACGACCGGGCGGTCACGCTCGCGAGCGACGTGCATCGCCAGCGCCGTCTTTCCGCAGCCGGTCGGGCCGATAAGGTGGACGGGGCGTCCAACGTCGAGCCACCGGCGCATGCGGGTTTCAACCTGCGTGACCGCCTCGGTCTCGATGAACGGTTGTTCTTCGGGGATGAACCGCTCGTCGAGCTTGCTCGTTCCGTTTTTCGTTCGGTGGGTCTGGTGATTTTCGAGACGGGTGAGTTCCTTTTCCGTCCGATTGCGTGCGTTCTTGTCCTGTTTTTCCCGGCGAGACGTGCGGATTTGTGAGCCTCGTACCTTCCGCTCACGTGAGCTGTTCGTCATGCTTTATCATCCGGGCGGAGTGGCACGTCCTCGCCGTACTCTTCGCGGTATTTCTTGATCGTCATGTCGTGTGTCTGAAGGTGGGGTTCTGTAATCGCCTGATAATATTCGCCGCACACCAGACACTGGACCATATCCTCTGGCGTCTCGTCGTCCAGGAACTGGTCGTCTTCTCTGACCGACTCCGATTGGACGTCTTCGTCGGCTTCTGTGTCCATCTCCGCACCGAACTCCATTTCTACCGTCTCGACTTCGGCTTCGGCTTCGACGTCATCTGCTTTCGAGTCCTCGTCTTCACCGTCGGGTTCTACGGAGTCTTCTATCGGAGGTATGTCTACCTCGGTCTCCGTGCCAGTCACGGCTGTTTCAGCCGCGTTGTTCAAGGGTGTCGCCATGGGAGCAGCGCCCTGCCCGTAGAAGTCGCGAGCGAAGGAGGCGAACGCTTCCTCAGTCGTTTCGAACGCTTTCCGGTAGTCCCCCATTTCTCGCTGGAAGGCAGCGATGTTGTCCAATAAGGACTGTACCTCGACGCCGTGAAATTCCTCTCGGTACTGGAGGAAGGCGTCAGCAACGTCTTTGTGACCATCGCGTTTTTCGGCGACAACGGCGTGGAACTGGTCGATGTCGGCACCGAACTCACTAGCGTAGCCGTTAAATTCGCCCTGCACAGAGACGAATTCCGACTGGAGTTCCGAAATCGCCGTCAGCAGGTCCGACACATCGCGAAGGGTAGCCACGTCGGTCACGAATGCATCCGCGTAGGCGTCGAACGCTTCGTGAGTTTCGTCCATCTCCGCCCGGAGGTCGTCTATTGCGGCGAGGAGGTCACTCACATCCTGCATCTCCGCGACATCTGTCGCGAAAATGTCGGCATACGCGTCGAAGGCGTCGCGTCGGTCAGCAACCGACGTATGGAAGTGCTCGACGTCGGCGGCGAATTCCTCACTGTATGCACGAAACGCATCGTTAGTGCTGTTCATCTCCGTCCGCAGGGTATCAATCCCATCGACGAGTTCGCTTACGTCTCGTTTATCGTCAACATCGGCAGCGAACTCGTCGGCATAGGCCGCGAACGCTTGCTGTACTTCCGCGAATTCCTCGCGGGTGGCGGTCATCTTTTCACGTTTGTCTTTGACACTCATAGTGGGTTCGAAAAATCGGTCGAGTAGCGTTACTTACAACCCCTGCGTCTCCGTTACGCACCGCAGAGGCGAGCTATCAGGCCTCAGGCGTAGGTGCCGCCTCGGCACCAGCGGTGAGTTCTGCTTGTTCGATCTTGGCGATTTCTTCGGCGTAGTGGAGGAAGGTGTCGACCGACGCGGCAACGACCCGCGCCTCGACGGTCAGAATCTCGATACCGACAAGGGAGATACGAGCCCACACGTCAACGACGACACCCTTGTCCAGTACGCGATCCAGAACTTCCGCCAGACTTGATGAATCGGGCTGAACCATGATTGATCTGGGTTATACCCATCTGAAAACGTGTTGGCAAGTAACAAAATCATTCGTGTTGGTTCAGCAACCGTTTCACCTCTCGTAATGAGTCAAACATCTAAGTAGTTTGGCAGAGATGAATGACACAGGTCGCCTTGACTGAGAGCATCACGCATCCCTTTCAAGCCGGTAAAGCAGCTCTCTGTCTCTCGACCAAAGTGCGTCATCCATGCCCCCACCAAACCCTGCCTACTCACCTACAGAACAACAAGGACGCGTGCTGTTTCCCCGTGAGGTCAGCCGCTTTTTTACTGGCGACCCAGGTCACACGCTGCTCGTTAACGGAGCGCCGGGAACGGGAAAGACGCTGTTCACGATACGCGGTCTCGACGTGTTAGAGCGCGATGGCGATGTTCTCTACGTGTCGACCCGCGTCGATCAAGACACCGTTCACGAGATGTACTTCAGAGAGCACTCCTCCCTCGATAAGACGCACATCCTCGACCTCTCTCAAGACCCGTTCGAGTTACCCTTAGACGTGGATGTCCCCTTCGAGAAGTTGGGGTTAGATTCGTTGCTCGAGTGGATTCAACAGATAAAAGCCGCGAGCAAACGGCTCACAATCGCCTTCGACAGTTGGGAGCTCATCTACGAGTATCTGGCCAGTCGTCACGACGATTCCCCGGATATCGAGACGGTAACGACCCAGTTGGTCTCGCTGGCCCGCCAAGAAAATATCCGGTTGTTACTCGTCTCGGAAACCGCCGATTCGTCGCCACTCGAATACATCGTCGACGGTGTCGTCACGTTGCAGGTCGCAGAAGACGAGCGGGGACGAACGCGCCGGTATCTCCGACTAGAGAAGTTGCGCGGAGTCCGTATTGGTAATCGACTACAGCCCATCACGCTCGCAGACGGGCAGTTTCAAGCGATTACACCCGTCGAATTACCGACCGTTCGGACGGGAGCGAACAACGGCACGTGGGAACCGCGCACTAACACCAAGGCAAAATTTTCGACCGGTATCGGTGACCTCGACCCCATCCTCTCGGGTGGGTACAACCGGGGAAGCGTGATTCACCTCGACTTGGGAACCGACCTCTCCCGCGACGCATGGAGCGTGCTAACGCTTCCGACCATCCGCAACTTTCTCGCCAACGAGATGGGCGTCGCCGTTGTTCCCCCGCGCGAGGGGAGTCCGGGGTTACTTCACAACGACCTGAACTCGGTGCTCACCCCCCGAGTATTTGATACGTACTGTCACGTCTTCGAGACGTATGCCGGTCCGTCCCGAAACAGGGGAACGTACGAGGAAGACGGGCAAGTCGAGACACCGCTCGATACGTCGCAGACGGCAACCCCATCCGATGCGGAGAGTCCTGTCGGAACCGAGACAGAGCTCTCAGAGAAGGTCGAGACGGAACTCTCAGAAGAAAATCCTCCTGCGCCGGGCGAGGTTGTGGATACTGAACGTTCCACGACAATCGGCAAGGAACTCGAGTCACCCGTCGAGGGAGGCCAACTCGATTACGAACCGTACATGGAATACGTCGAAGA
It includes:
- a CDS encoding gas vesicle protein GvpD basic region 2 domain-containing protein, which gives rise to MPPPNPAYSPTEQQGRVLFPREVSRFFTGDPGHTLLVNGAPGTGKTLFTIRGLDVLERDGDVLYVSTRVDQDTVHEMYFREHSSLDKTHILDLSQDPFELPLDVDVPFEKLGLDSLLEWIQQIKAASKRLTIAFDSWELIYEYLASRHDDSPDIETVTTQLVSLARQENIRLLLVSETADSSPLEYIVDGVVTLQVAEDERGRTRRYLRLEKLRGVRIGNRLQPITLADGQFQAITPVELPTVRTGANNGTWEPRTNTKAKFSTGIGDLDPILSGGYNRGSVIHLDLGTDLSRDAWSVLTLPTIRNFLANEMGVAVVPPREGSPGLLHNDLNSVLTPRVFDTYCHVFETYAGPSRNRGTYEEDGQVETPLDTSQTATPSDAESPVGTETELSEKVETELSEENPPAPGEVVDTERSTTIGKELESPVEGGQLDYEPYMEYVEEVRKQSDGPLLHVISMDTARTAFETRLGDFANYVALHNDLAILITKPGTELRRRADRVADMHFRLERSGEAIMLYGENPLTPLLGIGIDRSQPIPEIILTEMV
- a CDS encoding MucR family transcriptional regulator; translation: MSVKDKREKMTATREEFAEVQQAFAAYADEFAADVDDKRDVSELVDGIDTLRTEMNSTNDAFRAYSEEFAADVEHFHTSVADRRDAFDAYADIFATDVAEMQDVSDLLAAIDDLRAEMDETHEAFDAYADAFVTDVATLRDVSDLLTAISELQSEFVSVQGEFNGYASEFGADIDQFHAVVAEKRDGHKDVADAFLQYREEFHGVEVQSLLDNIAAFQREMGDYRKAFETTEEAFASFARDFYGQGAAPMATPLNNAAETAVTGTETEVDIPPIEDSVEPDGEDEDSKADDVEAEAEVETVEMEFGAEMDTEADEDVQSESVREDDQFLDDETPEDMVQCLVCGEYYQAITEPHLQTHDMTIKKYREEYGEDVPLRPDDKA
- the gvpA gene encoding gas vesicle protein GvpA, with the translated sequence MVQPDSSSLAEVLDRVLDKGVVVDVWARISLVGIEILTVEARVVAASVDTFLHYAEEIAKIEQAELTAGAEAAPTPEA